A single Gammaproteobacteria bacterium DNA region contains:
- a CDS encoding 50S ribosomal protein L11 methyltransferase, which produces MIPDRWLTVVAGVPDSAAVGVVAAQLVHRGARAVVEQADGTLVTHFPPPGDVPAFLAALGSELNGAAGRTVDLSWRWQPHEEWAETWRQGLGPTRVSRRITVAPTWDVPHEPDGGVLITLDPGMAFGTARHASTRSALRLLDTAVRPGTDIADVGTGTGILAIAAAGLGAARVLAADNDPFACAAARVNVDANQAAHAVEIHERKVSPDWLAAHHPLDGVAANIESGVLTALLPGFAGALAPGGWLVVSGLLAEEAGDFAYEAAPFGFRLRDDDAEDGWWAGTFRLVPGPADG; this is translated from the coding sequence GTGATACCCGACCGCTGGCTCACCGTCGTCGCCGGCGTACCCGACTCCGCCGCGGTCGGCGTGGTGGCCGCGCAACTCGTGCACAGGGGTGCGCGCGCCGTGGTGGAGCAGGCGGACGGGACGCTGGTCACGCATTTCCCGCCCCCCGGCGACGTCCCCGCGTTTCTGGCCGCCCTCGGCAGCGAACTGAACGGGGCAGCCGGCCGGACCGTCGATCTGAGCTGGCGCTGGCAGCCGCACGAGGAGTGGGCGGAGACGTGGAGGCAGGGACTTGGGCCCACGCGGGTCAGTCGCCGCATCACCGTGGCGCCGACCTGGGATGTCCCCCACGAGCCGGACGGAGGCGTGCTGATCACCCTCGACCCCGGCATGGCGTTCGGCACCGCCCGCCACGCCTCGACCCGTAGCGCCCTGCGATTGCTCGACACCGCGGTTCGCCCGGGGACCGACATCGCCGACGTGGGCACGGGTACCGGAATCCTCGCCATAGCCGCGGCCGGGCTCGGCGCCGCTCGCGTGCTAGCCGCGGACAACGATCCCTTCGCGTGTGCCGCAGCCCGCGTCAACGTGGACGCCAACCAGGCCGCGCATGCGGTCGAAATCCACGAACGGAAGGTTTCGCCCGACTGGCTCGCGGCGCACCACCCCCTCGACGGCGTGGCCGCCAACATCGAGAGCGGGGTGCTGACCGCTCTTCTGCCGGGATTTGCAGGCGCCCTGGCGCCGGGCGGATGGCTGGTGGTTTCGGGGCTGCTCGCCGAAGAGGCAGGGGACTTCGCCTACGAGGCCGCGCCCTTCGGTTTCCGTCTGCGGGACGACGATGCCGAGGACGGCTGGTGGGCAGGGACCTTCCGCCTCGTCCCCGGGCCGGCGGACGGGTAG
- the dnaJ gene encoding molecular chaperone DnaJ, with amino-acid sequence MADYYETLGVSRGADVQEIRKAYRRLAMQHHPDRNQGSREAEERFKEVTRAYEVLSNPEKREVYDRYGERGLNRGQGGAGFGGFDFSDAIEIFMRDFGSGGTFGDLFGRRSGGTPRSRRGKGIRLRLPLTLVEVASGVDKRLRVSLLEPCEDCGATGARGAGPTLCPGCSGTGQERISQRSPFGQFVSVQPCRRCGGEGQVIQDPCPACRGEGRVREESTITVEVPAGVSSENYITLRGQGNAGPRGGPRGDITVLIAVEDHPDFRRDGNDLVHELHVTFTQAALGDRLEVPTVEGSAPLSVPAGVQTGEMLRMRGLGVPDLEGGMRGDQLVRVVVWTPENLDRRQREALERLREVEDPVPEDAGRGRRGFWARVKEAFVP; translated from the coding sequence ATGGCAGACTACTACGAGACCCTGGGGGTGTCCCGGGGCGCGGACGTGCAGGAGATCCGGAAGGCGTACAGGCGTCTGGCGATGCAGCACCACCCGGATCGCAATCAGGGTTCGCGGGAGGCGGAGGAGCGCTTCAAGGAGGTCACCCGCGCGTACGAGGTTCTGAGCAATCCGGAGAAAAGGGAGGTCTACGACCGGTACGGGGAGCGGGGGCTGAACCGCGGCCAGGGAGGGGCCGGCTTTGGCGGCTTCGACTTCTCCGACGCGATCGAGATCTTCATGCGGGACTTCGGCAGCGGAGGCACCTTCGGAGACCTGTTCGGCCGCCGTTCCGGGGGCACCCCGCGCAGCCGGAGAGGGAAGGGCATTCGGCTGCGGCTTCCCCTGACGCTGGTCGAGGTCGCGAGCGGGGTCGACAAGCGCTTGCGGGTAAGCCTGCTCGAGCCGTGCGAGGATTGTGGGGCCACCGGGGCGCGCGGTGCCGGACCGACGCTCTGTCCGGGTTGCAGCGGCACCGGCCAGGAGCGCATCAGCCAGCGTTCCCCCTTTGGGCAGTTCGTGAGCGTGCAGCCGTGCCGCAGGTGCGGCGGGGAGGGACAGGTCATCCAGGATCCCTGCCCCGCATGCCGCGGAGAGGGGAGGGTACGCGAGGAATCCACCATCACGGTGGAGGTCCCGGCGGGCGTCTCCTCGGAGAACTACATCACCCTGCGGGGGCAGGGGAACGCCGGACCCCGGGGAGGGCCGCGCGGCGACATCACCGTTCTGATCGCCGTGGAGGATCATCCCGACTTCAGGAGGGACGGCAACGACCTCGTCCACGAGCTTCACGTGACCTTCACCCAGGCCGCGTTGGGCGATCGTCTGGAGGTGCCGACCGTCGAGGGCAGCGCGCCCCTTTCGGTGCCCGCCGGGGTCCAGACCGGCGAGATGTTGCGCATGCGCGGCCTGGGTGTGCCGGATCTGGAGGGCGGCATGAGGGGCGACCAGCTTGTGCGCGTGGTCGTATGGACTCCCGAGAACCTCGACCGTCGTCAGCGGGAGGCGCTGGAACGGTTGCGGGAGGTGGAGGATCCGGTTCCCGAGGATGCGGGGCGCGGGAGGAGGGGGTTCTGGGCCCGCGTGAAGGAAGCCTTCGTCCCGTAG